In Halapricum desulfuricans, a single window of DNA contains:
- the pdxS gene encoding pyridoxal 5'-phosphate synthase lyase subunit PdxS, with protein sequence MPEDLEDLKRGTELVKRGFAKMQKGGVIMDVVNREQARIAEDVGAVAVMSLEAVPADIRKRGGVARMADPADVEEIIDEVSIPVMGKSRIGHTKEAEILEAVGVDMIDESEVLTPADDRYHIDKRDFTSPFVCGARNLGEALRRIDEGAAMIRTKGEAGTGDVNQAVHHQRNIKGSIRKLEGMTHEEREKWAREHEAPADLVHETAEMGRLPVVNFAAGGIATPADAALMMHHGCDGIFVGSGIFGAEDPEAMGTAIVEAVNNWDDPEKLAEISSNIGSGMKGDANADLPEEEQLQDRGV encoded by the coding sequence ATGCCAGAAGATCTCGAAGACCTCAAGCGCGGGACTGAACTGGTCAAGCGCGGGTTCGCGAAGATGCAGAAGGGCGGCGTCATCATGGACGTCGTCAACCGAGAACAGGCGCGGATCGCCGAAGACGTGGGCGCGGTCGCGGTCATGTCTCTGGAGGCTGTCCCGGCGGACATCCGCAAGCGCGGCGGCGTCGCCCGGATGGCCGATCCAGCGGACGTCGAGGAGATCATCGACGAGGTGTCGATCCCGGTGATGGGCAAGTCCCGGATCGGCCACACCAAAGAAGCCGAGATCCTCGAAGCGGTCGGCGTCGACATGATCGACGAGTCGGAGGTACTGACGCCCGCCGACGACCGCTATCACATCGACAAGCGCGACTTTACCTCGCCCTTTGTCTGTGGCGCGCGCAACCTCGGCGAGGCGCTGCGCCGGATCGACGAGGGTGCGGCGATGATCCGGACGAAAGGCGAGGCCGGCACCGGCGACGTCAACCAGGCGGTCCACCACCAGCGCAACATCAAGGGCTCGATCCGCAAACTCGAGGGAATGACCCACGAGGAACGCGAGAAGTGGGCCCGCGAGCACGAAGCGCCCGCCGATCTGGTCCACGAGACCGCCGAGATGGGGCGGCTCCCGGTCGTCAACTTCGCCGCCGGCGGGATCGCCACGCCCGCTGACGCCGCGCTGATGATGCACCACGGCTGTGACGGCATCTTCGTCGGCAGCGGCATCTTCGGGGCCGAGGACCCCGAAGCGATGGGGACGGCCATCGTCGAGGCCGTCAACAACTGGGACGACCCCGAGAAACTGGCCGAGATCTCCTCGAACATCGGCTCGGGTATGAAA
- a CDS encoding AIR synthase family protein: protein MVGKLDPQVLDAHVLSRTGASDERVTLGPATGEDAAAIDLGTDSLVVSSDPVSLAAEAAGTLGVPVATNDVAATGAEPAWLTSTVFLPDGDPERLDALTAQLDRAARELDVAIVGGHAEVLDDLSRPLLSLTAMGRTDDPVPTGGARAGDDLLLTGGAAIEGTAILATDFRDDLDSVPAETLDRAAGFFEEISVLEAARALWPTATGLHDPTEGGVLTGVYEIAQAADATVELDRSAVPIRPETRAICDAMGVDPLRIFGSGALLATVDPDDSERALGALADAGIEARVVGTVQAGEPVVKIDDETIRSQPRDDCYPLWE from the coding sequence ATGGTCGGGAAACTCGATCCGCAAGTGCTCGACGCACACGTCCTCTCGCGGACCGGCGCGTCCGACGAACGAGTCACGCTCGGCCCGGCGACCGGCGAGGACGCCGCAGCGATTGACCTCGGGACTGACTCGCTGGTGGTCAGTTCCGACCCCGTCTCGCTGGCTGCCGAGGCTGCCGGGACCCTCGGGGTGCCAGTCGCGACCAACGACGTCGCTGCGACCGGAGCCGAGCCGGCGTGGCTCACCAGCACGGTCTTTCTGCCCGACGGCGATCCCGAGCGACTCGACGCGCTGACGGCACAACTCGACCGGGCCGCCCGCGAACTGGACGTGGCGATCGTCGGCGGCCACGCCGAGGTGCTGGACGACCTCTCGCGGCCGCTCCTCTCGCTGACGGCGATGGGCCGGACCGACGACCCCGTTCCGACGGGCGGCGCGCGGGCGGGCGACGACCTGCTGTTGACCGGCGGGGCCGCCATCGAGGGGACGGCCATCCTCGCGACCGACTTCCGCGACGACCTCGACTCGGTGCCCGCCGAGACGCTCGACCGCGCGGCGGGATTTTTCGAGGAGATTAGCGTCCTCGAGGCCGCGCGAGCGCTGTGGCCGACCGCGACCGGCCTCCACGACCCGACGGAGGGCGGCGTCCTCACCGGGGTATACGAGATCGCGCAGGCTGCCGATGCGACTGTCGAACTCGACCGGTCCGCGGTGCCGATCCGTCCGGAGACGCGAGCGATCTGTGACGCGATGGGCGTCGATCCGCTCCGGATCTTCGGCTCGGGCGCACTTCTTGCGACGGTCGACCCGGACGACAGCGAGCGAGCGCTCGGGGCACTGGCCGACGCGGGGATCGAGGCGAGGGTCGTCGGCACCGTACAGGCGGGCGAACCGGTCGTCAAGATCGACGACGAGACGATCCGCTCGCAGCCGCGGGACGACTGTTACCCGCTCTGGGAGTGA